From one Macellibacteroides fermentans genomic stretch:
- a CDS encoding flavodoxin family protein: MIKVTVINGSPRKKWNTATMLKNFIEGASSTGKDIKTNFFHLYDYKYQGCISCFACHRKGSTYGKCIVRDDITDLLEMVSHADIVVFGSPIYFHEITAQLRGFLERLIYQYLSFDAEHEGNLAPKSLQTAFIYTMNVTKDIMEKGNYPVILNEIERYVWNVFGQQPERLCAYNTYQYTDYNKYVATYWDENEKSEYRRTQFPLDCKAAFDLGVTMIQRIAKIE, encoded by the coding sequence ATGATTAAAGTTACAGTCATTAACGGAAGCCCTCGAAAAAAATGGAATACAGCTACAATGTTGAAAAATTTCATTGAAGGTGCTTCATCAACAGGCAAAGATATTAAGACTAATTTTTTTCATTTATACGATTACAAATATCAAGGGTGTATAAGTTGTTTTGCCTGTCATCGAAAAGGTTCCACATATGGTAAATGTATTGTACGTGATGATATAACAGACCTTTTAGAAATGGTTTCTCATGCAGATATTGTTGTCTTTGGCTCACCGATATATTTTCATGAAATTACCGCACAATTGCGCGGATTTCTTGAAAGACTTATATATCAGTATCTTTCATTTGATGCTGAACATGAAGGCAATCTTGCTCCTAAAAGTTTACAGACTGCTTTTATTTATACGATGAATGTGACTAAGGATATCATGGAAAAAGGCAATTATCCGGTTATCTTAAACGAAATTGAAAGGTATGTTTGGAATGTATTCGGACAACAACCGGAAAGGCTTTGTGCATATAATACCTATCAATATACGGACTATAACAAATATGTTGCAACTTATTGGGATGAAAATGAAAAGTCCGAATATCGTCGTACACAATTTCCATTGGATTGTAAAGCTGCTTTTGATCTGGGAGTAACAATGATACAAAGAATAGCTAAGATTGAATAA
- a CDS encoding RteC domain-containing protein — MINFIDKLQKEIRQQIQQIEAEDKNILKKSLDASHVLGEGFDRLKEFIIAYQFQNEDEEILFFKEVKPKIFCHLIYYRKVYNIEMHRPVASVEAQKEYLKKKLDVIQDFNDKILDFYRYYRSGATYLDAAYFVRGQPDTEQYLETFYYERDPQFSTNADFKVAKIMANDMLQAYLLSELELLDNYMQKPSATSFPKVKLTWTGSKTDLIELIYALDTEGCFNNGKIPIIQIAAYFESIFNIDLGNNIARNFYDMRIRNQPTPFLDRLREEIRKRMENTKPGGKDKDNDKK; from the coding sequence ATGATAAATTTTATCGATAAACTACAAAAGGAGATCAGGCAGCAGATTCAGCAGATCGAAGCCGAAGATAAGAATATCCTGAAAAAGTCTCTCGATGCCTCCCATGTATTGGGTGAGGGTTTCGACCGATTGAAGGAATTTATCATAGCATACCAGTTTCAGAATGAAGATGAGGAAATACTCTTTTTCAAAGAGGTAAAACCTAAAATATTCTGCCACCTGATCTATTACAGGAAAGTATATAATATCGAGATGCACCGTCCGGTTGCCAGCGTGGAGGCTCAAAAGGAATACCTGAAAAAGAAACTGGACGTCATTCAGGATTTCAACGACAAGATATTGGACTTTTATCGGTATTATCGTTCGGGCGCGACATACCTTGATGCTGCCTATTTCGTTCGCGGTCAACCCGATACTGAACAATATCTTGAAACGTTCTACTATGAACGCGATCCGCAGTTTTCGACTAACGCGGATTTTAAAGTTGCCAAGATTATGGCAAATGATATGCTGCAGGCATATCTGCTTTCGGAACTGGAACTGCTGGATAATTATATGCAAAAACCCAGCGCAACTTCTTTCCCGAAAGTAAAGTTGACATGGACGGGCAGTAAAACCGATCTCATCGAATTGATTTATGCTCTTGATACCGAAGGCTGCTTTAACAACGGGAAAATCCCCATAATACAGATTGCAGCTTATTTTGAGAGTATATTCAATATAGATCTGGGTAACAATATAGCCCGCAATTTCTATGATATGCGTATCCGTAACCAGCCCACACCATTCCTTGACCGCCTGCGGGAAGAAATACGTAAACGGATGGAGAATACCAAGCCTGGGGGAAAAGATAAAGACAACGATAAGAAATAA
- the panB gene encoding 3-methyl-2-oxobutanoate hydroxymethyltransferase has translation MSVHQSEDNRKVTTHRLVEMKQRGEKVSMLTAYDYSMAKVIDEAGMDVILVGDSASNVMAGNVTTLPMTLDQMIYHGTSVVKAVKRALVVVDMPFGTYQGDAKVALASAVRIMKETGADCLKLEGGSEIRESLERILSAGIPIMGHLGLTPQSINKFGTYTVRAKEEAEANKLIEDAHFLEEIGCFAIVLEKIPAKLAARVASELTIPIIGIGAGGGVDGQVLVMHDMLGINQGFSPRFLRKYANLHEEITKAVKSYIKDVKTSDFPNEKEQY, from the coding sequence ATGTCAGTACATCAATCGGAAGATAACAGAAAAGTGACGACTCATCGTCTCGTAGAGATGAAACAGAGAGGAGAGAAAGTTTCCATGTTGACTGCTTATGACTATTCAATGGCCAAAGTTATTGACGAGGCTGGAATGGATGTAATTTTAGTGGGTGACTCTGCTTCAAATGTTATGGCTGGAAATGTAACAACTCTTCCTATGACTTTAGATCAGATGATTTACCATGGAACTTCGGTCGTAAAAGCTGTAAAAAGAGCCCTTGTGGTTGTAGATATGCCATTCGGTACTTACCAGGGAGATGCTAAAGTAGCTTTAGCTTCGGCTGTGCGTATCATGAAAGAAACCGGTGCAGATTGCTTAAAGCTGGAAGGAGGTTCTGAAATACGTGAATCACTTGAACGTATCTTATCGGCCGGTATTCCAATCATGGGACATCTGGGTTTAACGCCACAATCTATCAATAAATTTGGCACATATACTGTTCGGGCCAAAGAAGAGGCCGAAGCAAATAAGCTAATTGAAGATGCTCATTTTCTGGAAGAAATAGGTTGCTTTGCAATTGTACTGGAAAAAATACCAGCGAAATTGGCTGCACGTGTTGCTTCCGAACTTACAATTCCAATTATTGGAATCGGAGCAGGAGGGGGTGTTGATGGACAAGTTTTGGTTATGCACGACATGTTGGGTATCAACCAAGGTTTCTCACCTCGTTTCTTGCGTAAATATGCCAATCTTCACGAAGAGATTACCAAGGCGGTAAAAAGCTATATCAAAGATGTGAAAACATCTGATTTCCCAAACGAAAAAGAGCAATATTAA
- the proS gene encoding proline--tRNA ligase, with protein sequence MAKELKELTPRSVSYSQWYQDLVIKADLAENSAVRGCMVIKPYGYAIWEKMQRILDDKFKETGHSNAYFPLFIPKSFLSKEAEHVEGFAKECAVVTHYRLKTNHDGTGVVVDPEAKLEEELIVRPTSETIIWNTYRNWIQSYRDLPILVNQWANVVRWEMRTRLFLRTAEFLWQEGHTAHATKDEAEAEARQMLEVYADFAEKYMAMPVVKGVKSASERFAGALDTYTIEGLMQDGKALQSGTSHFLGQNFAKAFDVKYIDKTGKSEYVWATSWGVSTRLMGALIMSHSDDNGLVLPPKLAPIQVVIVPIYKNDEQLKLIDEKISGIVAGLKSLGISVKYDNADNKKPGWKFAEYELKGVPVRLAMGGRDLENNTIEVMRRDKLEKETVSCEGIEAYVKNLLDDIQENIFKKAFDYRTANTVSVDSYDEFKQKIEDGGFILAHWDGTAETEELIKNETKATIRCIPLEGDKTPGVCMVTGKPSAQRVVFARAY encoded by the coding sequence ATGGCAAAAGAGCTTAAAGAACTCACTCCCCGTAGTGTAAGTTACTCGCAGTGGTACCAGGATCTGGTTATTAAGGCTGATTTGGCAGAAAACTCTGCTGTACGAGGTTGTATGGTAATTAAACCTTATGGCTATGCCATCTGGGAAAAAATGCAACGTATTCTGGATGATAAATTTAAGGAAACAGGTCATTCCAATGCCTATTTCCCGTTGTTTATTCCCAAGTCATTCTTGAGTAAGGAGGCCGAACATGTGGAAGGTTTTGCTAAAGAATGTGCTGTAGTAACACATTACCGTCTTAAAACAAATCACGATGGAACAGGGGTTGTTGTAGATCCTGAAGCTAAGTTGGAAGAAGAACTGATTGTTCGTCCCACATCCGAAACAATTATATGGAATACATATCGTAACTGGATTCAATCTTATCGTGACCTTCCTATTCTGGTAAATCAGTGGGCCAATGTTGTTCGCTGGGAAATGCGTACCCGCTTATTCCTTCGTACAGCCGAATTTTTATGGCAAGAAGGCCACACTGCCCATGCAACGAAGGATGAAGCAGAAGCGGAAGCAAGGCAAATGCTGGAAGTATATGCCGATTTTGCAGAAAAATATATGGCTATGCCCGTTGTAAAGGGAGTAAAATCTGCCAGCGAGCGTTTTGCCGGAGCGTTAGATACTTATACGATTGAAGGATTGATGCAGGATGGTAAAGCTTTGCAAAGTGGTACATCTCACTTTTTAGGTCAGAATTTTGCCAAAGCATTCGATGTAAAATACATTGATAAAACAGGTAAGAGTGAATATGTTTGGGCAACTTCCTGGGGTGTTTCAACCCGTTTGATGGGAGCCTTGATTATGTCTCACTCAGACGACAATGGTTTGGTGTTGCCTCCTAAGCTGGCTCCGATTCAGGTTGTGATTGTTCCTATTTATAAGAATGATGAGCAACTTAAACTGATTGATGAAAAGATTTCAGGCATAGTTGCAGGGCTTAAGTCTTTAGGAATTTCTGTTAAGTACGACAATGCCGATAATAAAAAGCCGGGATGGAAATTTGCCGAATACGAATTAAAGGGTGTACCTGTTCGTCTGGCTATGGGTGGTCGCGACCTGGAGAACAATACCATTGAAGTGATGCGTAGGGATAAACTCGAAAAAGAAACAGTTTCTTGCGAAGGTATCGAAGCATATGTTAAGAATTTATTGGACGACATCCAGGAAAATATATTCAAGAAAGCATTCGATTATCGTACAGCAAATACAGTTTCTGTTGATAGCTACGACGAATTCAAACAAAAAATTGAAGATGGCGGATTTATCTTAGCGCATTGGGATGGTACTGCCGAGACAGAAGAGCTTATTAAGAATGAAACAAAGGCAACAATACGTTGTATTCCTTTGGAAGGAGATAAAACTCCGGGTGTGTGTATGGTTACAGGTAAGCCATCTGCACAAAGGGTTGTATTTGCTCGTGCATACTAA